The Candidatus Hydrogenedentota bacterium DNA segment CCGACCAGAAAGGCCAGCATCGGCCAGGGCGGCAGGATCAGCGCGCTCAGCATGAGCAGCCAGAAAAAGGCCACCACGGTGCCCGACGCAGCCACCATCCCCGTCACAATGGAGCGGAACGCCGTCACCTGCCCCGGCGCCACCCCCCGGGGCACCGCCATCTCCGCCAAGATCATGCCCACCGCCCGAAACTTGCGCACCACCGCCACCCAGAACGGCAGCACCAGCAGCAGCGCCCCGAACCAGCACAGGGCGTTCACGCCCCCCGTCCACGGGGGAAGAGCGCTCCACCAGCCCGGCTGACCGTGAAAGCGCCCCGCCAGCCCCGCCGCCGCGATGAACACCCCCGCCGAGACCACCAGGTTGGCGAAAATCTGAAACAGGGACCGGCGCAACACCCGGAGCACCGCGTTCCCGGCGGGGGTGCCCCTTCCCAGGGAGGAAAGCCACTGGGAATAGGCCAGCAGGGCCGTCAGCAGGGGCCGGGGGGTCATCTGCTCAATGCGGTCCGCGATCCAGCCCGACCGCGGCACCAGCAGCGCCGAGGAGAGCATGGTCACCGCCGACACGGACACCACCACAGGGTAGAGAAAGTCGTCAATCACGCCCAGCCGCGACCCCAGCGCCGCGATGATGAACGAGAACTCGCCGATCTGCACCATGCTCAGCCCCACCCGCACCGCCGTCCGCGGCGTGTGCCCCGAAAGCACCGTGCCCAGCGCCATGACAAAGGACCGGCCGAAGAACGCGACCAGAGACACCACCGCCACCGCGCGCCAGTGCTCCAGAAAGTCCGCCGGGTTGATCAGCATCCCCACGGAAACGAAGAAAATCGCCGCGAAGAGGTCCCGCACCGGCATCAACAGCGGCAGCACCCGGTGGTTCTCCCGCGCCTCCGCCACCAGCGTCCCCGCCACAAAGGCCCCCAGCGCCGTGCTGAACCCCGCCCGCTCCGCCAGCAGCGCCCCCGCGCAACAGATGCCCAGCGTGCCTGTCAGCAGCAGCTCCCGGTTCTGACGGCGGCTTAACCGCCGCACCACCGGCGGGACCACGAAAAGGCCCACCAGCACCGCCGCCGCCAGCAGGGCCGTCAGCCTGCCCAGCGTCACCACCGTCCGCGCGAGGGAGAACGTGCGGGTCAGCGCCAGACCGGAAAGGAGCCCCAGCATGAGCGTGCCCAGGATGTCGTCAAAAATGGACACCCCCATGGCCACCTGGGCGTGGGGGGACCGCTCCTCGCCGCGCTCCGTCAGGGTGGCCACCAGAAAGGTGCTCGACGTGATGGAAAGCATGGCCCCCAAGAAGACGGAGTTCATGGCGGACCAGCCGAAGAACTGGCCGAGGTGGTAGCCCACCCAGAGCATCAGCCCAATTTCGAGTGCCGCCGTCAGCCCCGCCCCGAAGCCCACCCGCACCAGCCGGCGCAGGTTGAACTCCAGCCCCACGCAGAAAAGCAGGAAGACCACCCCCAGGTCGGAAAGGGTCTGGATCGCCGCCCGGTCCGCCACCAGCGGAAACTGGGGCATGTTCGGCCCCACCAGCACCCCCGCGAGGATGTAGCCCAGCGCCACCGGAAGCCCGATCCGGTGGAAAAGCACCGACACACACCCCGCCGTCACCATCACAACGGCCAGACTGTACAGCAGTGTTTCCATCAAAGTGTCATCCGCGCCCCTTCCCCCGGCCATCTTGGCAGGGTTCCCCCGAAAAATGCAAGCCCCTCCCGGCTACGCCTCCCCGTCCGCCGCCGCGCGCAGCAGGTCCCGCGCCGCGGCCAGCTGCGCCTCGTTCCCCATCAGCAGCACCCGGTCTCCCGCCTCCAGCCGCAGGTCGG contains these protein-coding regions:
- a CDS encoding cation/H(+) antiporter, encoding METLLYSLAVVMVTAGCVSVLFHRIGLPVALGYILAGVLVGPNMPQFPLVADRAAIQTLSDLGVVFLLFCVGLEFNLRRLVRVGFGAGLTAALEIGLMLWVGYHLGQFFGWSAMNSVFLGAMLSITSSTFLVATLTERGEERSPHAQVAMGVSIFDDILGTLMLGLLSGLALTRTFSLARTVVTLGRLTALLAAAVLVGLFVVPPVVRRLSRRQNRELLLTGTLGICCAGALLAERAGFSTALGAFVAGTLVAEARENHRVLPLLMPVRDLFAAIFFVSVGMLINPADFLEHWRAVAVVSLVAFFGRSFVMALGTVLSGHTPRTAVRVGLSMVQIGEFSFIIAALGSRLGVIDDFLYPVVVSVSAVTMLSSALLVPRSGWIADRIEQMTPRPLLTALLAYSQWLSSLGRGTPAGNAVLRVLRRSLFQIFANLVVSAGVFIAAAGLAGRFHGQPGWWSALPPWTGGVNALCWFGALLLVLPFWVAVVRKFRAVGMILAEMAVPRGVAPGQVTAFRSIVTGMVAASGTVVAFFWLLMLSALILPPWPMLAFLVGVAAVITLFMREPFIRVYARGQLMLREMFAEPLEETRRQEMPTLLRRAHLETVEITAEARAAGMLLGETDLRARTGASVIGVERVGASIVSPGAGLRLAAGDRVLLLGDEKQLVEARELLRLRAEDGGGE